One Bombus fervidus isolate BK054 chromosome 2, iyBomFerv1, whole genome shotgun sequence DNA segment encodes these proteins:
- the LOC139997068 gene encoding uncharacterized protein isoform X2, translating to MSQRNEHTSDETESESHAENHNKEQSKCETSILNNETEQPMLEDEEMPTYISVSTPSKREDSDISNTKQADRIPIEEDHSRSPYPSDDQGGGSIYVLSSGEESTHPYNDEESNHPYNDEEEDEYADSEDEEEEEDDDDDDEGNLRLHNDDDEDIETEYDLECFDRVSDDFVLNKRLTQHHKERSLSLQDLSISKNNVHSSHNKKRHSMNIFRNNYLGMQQNPMPYPIAEKKQMMSVKYQHVESKVKQYIKGIKEQTRRSMEKRIKEQEFIMNKNHASNENNDTEQLKARVNKTIKDYAEKAIQNLQRDEAENDNLIYNTAQILENGENNKTSNRIIENDYKHIRKDTEYNDIPNEKRVQNSDDKLEKRNGSVDVNIRHIEYQNALDRNMRFGSINQPSLINGHQTTPTFINLRTLSYEEYMHSASNMEQREELPGQRQEKVDETEIYNEAEMISSREIDNNINCPLKIANVKSIRIIQDEPENLNFTKINAADRINAENTEIIELKTQLNEKDAQFINLRDAYQKVLAENIKMKQELDNLKKSLAKYEDQNKTCEMKTASVQTETVAESTSNQDTVTSGETNNKISTSSVASTASSTDQWADSAYSPAISVKLPDLTPILNSDDSIILTDGTTPRKIAHPLSRTFITSSRILQTLSNITQGKTKVESPLVRNIKKRLNENSTDQISNIECNSPIHASSSKKRKATEMLDTSTSVQPFKIPHTTAESERKNSTDTTDVEFKNSEEHAMSKSEQIEHTSVNKDINDSTSAENKIEQTDDHEDSVKCFIYREDENSKNRSFLIQAEEPIKDGLDNEKNRIQECGPYLLGNLEVRMSEINGTISVWGKEIDHESTSDNEDDMEVCIKSTEQRMCQTWQNTSQTRFNGSPFVCSTNKKQKVPNKFSRSNIPQCCHSLSLNSIKASSSVEDVSDKRHMSNSLSPNICVPSCENCNSSKYHQEWPTCKDASSSQEKLHSCCTHRIEVTDKGCSCGLYHEAQKHDVSLKHCKDKFRSNEIRRDSYKNTFTPDSKNHLHENCMDATTEMSKVTCKYHACRCSLQNVVDNSRGSKYCNPVRDISYTCKSSLDNINNHEHSDKHICNHSSSHDDEEEALIPIKRSNETSETRQRRLSGKRVRGILMDLLKGCGDCRNNSAVSLSKSGFRKGTSSTANGPPQIKISSPTLGPTCSTSTQCNDRCCHAYARRIESQLEEFRLEMERVRSRSDAILDMLNMLHSVDTN from the exons ATGTCGCAAAGAAACGAACATACTTCGGATGAAACGGAGTCAGAATCGCATGCGGAAAATCATAATAAAGAACAATCGAAATGTGAAACAAGCATATTAAACAATGAAACAGAACAACCAATGTTGGAGGATGAAGAAATGCCAACGTATATTAGTGTGTCTACTCCATCGAAGCGCGAAGATTCAGATATCAGTAATACAAAACAAGCGGATAGAATCCCAATAGAGGAAGACCATAGTCGAAGTCCTTATCCTAGTGATGATCAAGGAGGGGGCAGTATCTATGTACTGTCTTCTGGTGAAGAGAGTACTCATCCATACAATGATGAAGAGAGTAATCACCCATACAACGATGAAGAGGAAGATGAATACGCAGATAGTGAAg atgaggaggaagaagaagatgatgatgatgatgatgaaggAAATTTGAGACTACATAATGACGATGATGAAGATATTGAAACAGAATATGATCTGGAGTGTTTTGATAGAGTATCCGATGATTTTGTCTTAAACAAAAGATTAACGCAACATCATAAAGAGAGGAGTTTATCATTACAAGATTTAAGCATTTCAAAAAACAATGTTCATTCGtcacataataaaaaaagacatAGCATGAACATTttcagaaataattatttaggtATGCAGCAAAATCCAATGCCATATCCTATTGCAGAAAAAAAGCAAATGATGTCAGTTAAGTATCAACACGTGGAAAGTAAAGTGAAACAGTACATAAAAGGTATAAAAGAACAAACTAGAAGATCTATGGAAAAGCGTATTAAAGAGCAAGaatttataatgaataaaaatcatGCAAGCAATGAAA ACAATGACACTGAGCAATTGAAAGCAAGAGTTAATAAAACCATAAAAGATTATGCTGAAAAAGCTATTCAGAATTTACAACGTGACGAAGctgaaaatgataatttaatatacaatacagcacaaatattagaaaatggagaaaataataaaacgtccaacagaattattgaaaatgattATAAACATATTCGAAAGGACACTGAATACAATGATATACCAAATGAGAAACGAGTACAGAATTCCGatgataaattagaaaaacgaAATGGTTCAGTAGATGTCAATATCCGTCATATCGAATATCAAAATGCTTTAGATAGAAATATGAGATTCGGTAGCATAAATCAACCTTCTCTAATTAATGGACATCAGACAACGCccacatttattaatttacgtaCATTAAGCTATGAAGAATACATGCATAGTGCCTCTAATATGGAACAAAGAGAAGAATTACCTGGACAAAGACAAGAAAAAGTGGAcgaaacagaaatatataatgaaGCAGAAATGATTAGTTCACGAGAAATTGATAACAATATTAACTGTcctttaaaaattgcaaacgTTAAAAGTATCCGCATAATACAAGATGAACCAGAAaacttaaattttacaaaaattaatgcAGCTGATAGAATAAATGCAGAGAACACTGAAATAATTGAGTTGAAAACGCAACTTAATGAGAAAGACgcacaatttattaatttgcgAGATGCCTACCAAAAAGTATTggcagaaaatataaaaatgaaacaagaaTTGGATAATCTAAAAAAATCTTTAGCAAAATATGAGGATCAGAATAAAACATGTGAAATGAAAACTGCATCTGTACAAACTGAAACAGTTGCAGAATCTACTTCTAATCAAGATACTGTAACTTCAGGCGaaacaaacaataaaatatccaCTAGTAGTGTTGCATCTACAGCAAGTTCTACTGATCAATGGGCAGATAGTGCTTATAGCCCAGCTATATCTGTTAAGCTCCCTGATTTGACACCAATTCTTAATTCTGATGATAGTATTATACTCACTGATGGGACTACTCCAAGAAAAATAGCACATCCATTATCTCGAACATTTATTACTTCATCTCGAATTTTGCAaacactttcaaatataaccCAAGGGAAGACAAAAGTTGAAAGTCCTTTAGTAAGAAATATCAAGAAacgattaaatgaaaattccacagatcaaatatcaaatatagaATGCAATTCTCCAATCCATGCATCAAGttccaaaaaaagaaaagctacAGAAATGCTTGATACATCTACTTCTGTTCAACCTTTCAAAATACCTCATACAACTGCAGAATCTGAGAGAAAAAATAGTACTGATACGACTGatgtagaatttaaaaattctgagGAACATGCAATGTCAAAATCAGAACAAATAGAACATACATCGGTCAATAAAGATATTAATGATTCTACATCTGCAGAAAATAAGATAGAACAGACAGATGATCATGAGGACAGcgtaaaatgtttcatatacaGGGAAGATGAAAATAGCAAAAATAGAAGTTTCTTAATTCAAGCAGAAGAACCTATAAAAGATGGATtagataatgaaaaaaatcGCATTCAAGAATGTGGTCCATATTTATTGGGTAATCTTGAAGTAAGAATGTCTGAAATAAATGGAACGATTAGTGTTTGGGGTAAAGAAATAGATCATGAATCTACAAGCGATAACGAAGATGATATGGAAGTCTGTATAAAATCAACTGAACAGAGGATGTGTCAGACTTGGCAGAATACATCACAAACAAGATTTAATGGAAGTCCATTTGTGTGTtcaactaataaaaaacagaAGGTTCCAAACAAATTCAGTAGGTCCAATATTCCTCAATGTTGTCATTCTTTATCATTAAATTCTATAAAGGCGTCTTCATCAGTAGAAGATGTAAGTGACAAAAGACATATGAGTAATTCTCTCAGCCCAAATATTTGTGTTCCTTCTTGTGAAAACTGTAATTCTTCGAAATATCATCAAGAATGGCCAACATGTAAAGATGCATCGAGTTCacaagaaaaattacattccTGTTGTACACATCGTATTGAAGTCACAGATAAAGGATGTAGTTGTGGTTTATATCATGAGGCACAAAAGCATGATGTTAGTCTTAAGCATTGTAAAGATAAGTTTCGCAGTAATGAAATTCGAAGggattcatataaaaatacatttaccCCAGATTCGAAAAATCATTTACACGAAAACTGTATGGACGCCACTACCGAAATGAGCAAAGTAACTTGCAAATATCATGCGTGTCGATGTTCACTTCAAAATGTGGTAGATAACAGTCGAGGCTCGAAATACTGTAATCCTGTTAGAGATATTTCGTATACATGTAAATCATCTTTGGacaatataaataatcatGAGCATTCTGATAAACATATATGTAATCACAGCTCTTCACATGATGATGAAGAAGAGGCTCTAATTCCAATTAAACGATCTAATGAAACGTCTGAA ACGAGACAACGAAGATTAAGTGGTAAAAGGGTAAGAGGAATTCTTATGGATCTTTTAAAGGGATGTGGAGATTGCCGTAATAATAGTGCTGTTAGTTTAAGTAAAAGTGGATTTCGAAAAGGAACATCTTCTACAGCAAATGGTCCTCCACAAATTAAGATTTCTTCTCCTACACTCGGGCCTACATGTTCCACTTCTACGCAATGTAATGACAG GTGTTGCCATGCATATGCACGTAGAATTGAATCTCAACTTGAAGAATTTCGATTGGAAATGGAAAGAGTAAGATCGCGTTCGGACGCAATCCTAGATATGCTCAATATGCTTCATTCTGTGGATACGAACTAA
- the LOC139997068 gene encoding uncharacterized protein isoform X1, with protein sequence MSQRNEHTSDETESESHAENHNKEQSKCETSILNNETEQPMLEDEEMPTYISVSTPSKREDSDISNTKQADRIPIEEDHSRSPYPSDDQGGGSIYVLSSGEESTHPYNDEESNHPYNDEEEDEYADSEDMDEMDLENDRGNAMLDEEEEEDDDDDDEGNLRLHNDDDEDIETEYDLECFDRVSDDFVLNKRLTQHHKERSLSLQDLSISKNNVHSSHNKKRHSMNIFRNNYLGMQQNPMPYPIAEKKQMMSVKYQHVESKVKQYIKGIKEQTRRSMEKRIKEQEFIMNKNHASNENNDTEQLKARVNKTIKDYAEKAIQNLQRDEAENDNLIYNTAQILENGENNKTSNRIIENDYKHIRKDTEYNDIPNEKRVQNSDDKLEKRNGSVDVNIRHIEYQNALDRNMRFGSINQPSLINGHQTTPTFINLRTLSYEEYMHSASNMEQREELPGQRQEKVDETEIYNEAEMISSREIDNNINCPLKIANVKSIRIIQDEPENLNFTKINAADRINAENTEIIELKTQLNEKDAQFINLRDAYQKVLAENIKMKQELDNLKKSLAKYEDQNKTCEMKTASVQTETVAESTSNQDTVTSGETNNKISTSSVASTASSTDQWADSAYSPAISVKLPDLTPILNSDDSIILTDGTTPRKIAHPLSRTFITSSRILQTLSNITQGKTKVESPLVRNIKKRLNENSTDQISNIECNSPIHASSSKKRKATEMLDTSTSVQPFKIPHTTAESERKNSTDTTDVEFKNSEEHAMSKSEQIEHTSVNKDINDSTSAENKIEQTDDHEDSVKCFIYREDENSKNRSFLIQAEEPIKDGLDNEKNRIQECGPYLLGNLEVRMSEINGTISVWGKEIDHESTSDNEDDMEVCIKSTEQRMCQTWQNTSQTRFNGSPFVCSTNKKQKVPNKFSRSNIPQCCHSLSLNSIKASSSVEDVSDKRHMSNSLSPNICVPSCENCNSSKYHQEWPTCKDASSSQEKLHSCCTHRIEVTDKGCSCGLYHEAQKHDVSLKHCKDKFRSNEIRRDSYKNTFTPDSKNHLHENCMDATTEMSKVTCKYHACRCSLQNVVDNSRGSKYCNPVRDISYTCKSSLDNINNHEHSDKHICNHSSSHDDEEEALIPIKRSNETSETRQRRLSGKRVRGILMDLLKGCGDCRNNSAVSLSKSGFRKGTSSTANGPPQIKISSPTLGPTCSTSTQCNDRCCHAYARRIESQLEEFRLEMERVRSRSDAILDMLNMLHSVDTN encoded by the exons ATGTCGCAAAGAAACGAACATACTTCGGATGAAACGGAGTCAGAATCGCATGCGGAAAATCATAATAAAGAACAATCGAAATGTGAAACAAGCATATTAAACAATGAAACAGAACAACCAATGTTGGAGGATGAAGAAATGCCAACGTATATTAGTGTGTCTACTCCATCGAAGCGCGAAGATTCAGATATCAGTAATACAAAACAAGCGGATAGAATCCCAATAGAGGAAGACCATAGTCGAAGTCCTTATCCTAGTGATGATCAAGGAGGGGGCAGTATCTATGTACTGTCTTCTGGTGAAGAGAGTACTCATCCATACAATGATGAAGAGAGTAATCACCCATACAACGATGAAGAGGAAGATGAATACGCAGATAGTGAAg ATATGGATGAAATGGATCTTGAAAATGATCGTGGAAATGCAATGTTAGatgaggaggaagaagaagatgatgatgatgatgatgaaggAAATTTGAGACTACATAATGACGATGATGAAGATATTGAAACAGAATATGATCTGGAGTGTTTTGATAGAGTATCCGATGATTTTGTCTTAAACAAAAGATTAACGCAACATCATAAAGAGAGGAGTTTATCATTACAAGATTTAAGCATTTCAAAAAACAATGTTCATTCGtcacataataaaaaaagacatAGCATGAACATTttcagaaataattatttaggtATGCAGCAAAATCCAATGCCATATCCTATTGCAGAAAAAAAGCAAATGATGTCAGTTAAGTATCAACACGTGGAAAGTAAAGTGAAACAGTACATAAAAGGTATAAAAGAACAAACTAGAAGATCTATGGAAAAGCGTATTAAAGAGCAAGaatttataatgaataaaaatcatGCAAGCAATGAAA ACAATGACACTGAGCAATTGAAAGCAAGAGTTAATAAAACCATAAAAGATTATGCTGAAAAAGCTATTCAGAATTTACAACGTGACGAAGctgaaaatgataatttaatatacaatacagcacaaatattagaaaatggagaaaataataaaacgtccaacagaattattgaaaatgattATAAACATATTCGAAAGGACACTGAATACAATGATATACCAAATGAGAAACGAGTACAGAATTCCGatgataaattagaaaaacgaAATGGTTCAGTAGATGTCAATATCCGTCATATCGAATATCAAAATGCTTTAGATAGAAATATGAGATTCGGTAGCATAAATCAACCTTCTCTAATTAATGGACATCAGACAACGCccacatttattaatttacgtaCATTAAGCTATGAAGAATACATGCATAGTGCCTCTAATATGGAACAAAGAGAAGAATTACCTGGACAAAGACAAGAAAAAGTGGAcgaaacagaaatatataatgaaGCAGAAATGATTAGTTCACGAGAAATTGATAACAATATTAACTGTcctttaaaaattgcaaacgTTAAAAGTATCCGCATAATACAAGATGAACCAGAAaacttaaattttacaaaaattaatgcAGCTGATAGAATAAATGCAGAGAACACTGAAATAATTGAGTTGAAAACGCAACTTAATGAGAAAGACgcacaatttattaatttgcgAGATGCCTACCAAAAAGTATTggcagaaaatataaaaatgaaacaagaaTTGGATAATCTAAAAAAATCTTTAGCAAAATATGAGGATCAGAATAAAACATGTGAAATGAAAACTGCATCTGTACAAACTGAAACAGTTGCAGAATCTACTTCTAATCAAGATACTGTAACTTCAGGCGaaacaaacaataaaatatccaCTAGTAGTGTTGCATCTACAGCAAGTTCTACTGATCAATGGGCAGATAGTGCTTATAGCCCAGCTATATCTGTTAAGCTCCCTGATTTGACACCAATTCTTAATTCTGATGATAGTATTATACTCACTGATGGGACTACTCCAAGAAAAATAGCACATCCATTATCTCGAACATTTATTACTTCATCTCGAATTTTGCAaacactttcaaatataaccCAAGGGAAGACAAAAGTTGAAAGTCCTTTAGTAAGAAATATCAAGAAacgattaaatgaaaattccacagatcaaatatcaaatatagaATGCAATTCTCCAATCCATGCATCAAGttccaaaaaaagaaaagctacAGAAATGCTTGATACATCTACTTCTGTTCAACCTTTCAAAATACCTCATACAACTGCAGAATCTGAGAGAAAAAATAGTACTGATACGACTGatgtagaatttaaaaattctgagGAACATGCAATGTCAAAATCAGAACAAATAGAACATACATCGGTCAATAAAGATATTAATGATTCTACATCTGCAGAAAATAAGATAGAACAGACAGATGATCATGAGGACAGcgtaaaatgtttcatatacaGGGAAGATGAAAATAGCAAAAATAGAAGTTTCTTAATTCAAGCAGAAGAACCTATAAAAGATGGATtagataatgaaaaaaatcGCATTCAAGAATGTGGTCCATATTTATTGGGTAATCTTGAAGTAAGAATGTCTGAAATAAATGGAACGATTAGTGTTTGGGGTAAAGAAATAGATCATGAATCTACAAGCGATAACGAAGATGATATGGAAGTCTGTATAAAATCAACTGAACAGAGGATGTGTCAGACTTGGCAGAATACATCACAAACAAGATTTAATGGAAGTCCATTTGTGTGTtcaactaataaaaaacagaAGGTTCCAAACAAATTCAGTAGGTCCAATATTCCTCAATGTTGTCATTCTTTATCATTAAATTCTATAAAGGCGTCTTCATCAGTAGAAGATGTAAGTGACAAAAGACATATGAGTAATTCTCTCAGCCCAAATATTTGTGTTCCTTCTTGTGAAAACTGTAATTCTTCGAAATATCATCAAGAATGGCCAACATGTAAAGATGCATCGAGTTCacaagaaaaattacattccTGTTGTACACATCGTATTGAAGTCACAGATAAAGGATGTAGTTGTGGTTTATATCATGAGGCACAAAAGCATGATGTTAGTCTTAAGCATTGTAAAGATAAGTTTCGCAGTAATGAAATTCGAAGggattcatataaaaatacatttaccCCAGATTCGAAAAATCATTTACACGAAAACTGTATGGACGCCACTACCGAAATGAGCAAAGTAACTTGCAAATATCATGCGTGTCGATGTTCACTTCAAAATGTGGTAGATAACAGTCGAGGCTCGAAATACTGTAATCCTGTTAGAGATATTTCGTATACATGTAAATCATCTTTGGacaatataaataatcatGAGCATTCTGATAAACATATATGTAATCACAGCTCTTCACATGATGATGAAGAAGAGGCTCTAATTCCAATTAAACGATCTAATGAAACGTCTGAA ACGAGACAACGAAGATTAAGTGGTAAAAGGGTAAGAGGAATTCTTATGGATCTTTTAAAGGGATGTGGAGATTGCCGTAATAATAGTGCTGTTAGTTTAAGTAAAAGTGGATTTCGAAAAGGAACATCTTCTACAGCAAATGGTCCTCCACAAATTAAGATTTCTTCTCCTACACTCGGGCCTACATGTTCCACTTCTACGCAATGTAATGACAG GTGTTGCCATGCATATGCACGTAGAATTGAATCTCAACTTGAAGAATTTCGATTGGAAATGGAAAGAGTAAGATCGCGTTCGGACGCAATCCTAGATATGCTCAATATGCTTCATTCTGTGGATACGAACTAA
- the LOC139997068 gene encoding uncharacterized protein isoform X3, with product MSQRNEHTSDETESESHAENHNKEQSKCETSILNNETEQPMLEDEEMPTYISVSTPSKREDSDISNTKQADRIPIEEDHSRSPYPSDDQGGGSIYVLSSGEESTHPYNDEESNHPYNDEEEDEYADSEDMDEMDLENDRGNAMLDEEEEEDDDDDDEGNLRLHNDDDEDIETEYDLECFDRVSDDFVLNKRLTQHHKERSLSLQDLSISKNNVHSSHNKKRHSMNIFRNNYLGMQQNPMPYPIAEKKQMMSVKYQHVESKVKQYIKDNDTEQLKARVNKTIKDYAEKAIQNLQRDEAENDNLIYNTAQILENGENNKTSNRIIENDYKHIRKDTEYNDIPNEKRVQNSDDKLEKRNGSVDVNIRHIEYQNALDRNMRFGSINQPSLINGHQTTPTFINLRTLSYEEYMHSASNMEQREELPGQRQEKVDETEIYNEAEMISSREIDNNINCPLKIANVKSIRIIQDEPENLNFTKINAADRINAENTEIIELKTQLNEKDAQFINLRDAYQKVLAENIKMKQELDNLKKSLAKYEDQNKTCEMKTASVQTETVAESTSNQDTVTSGETNNKISTSSVASTASSTDQWADSAYSPAISVKLPDLTPILNSDDSIILTDGTTPRKIAHPLSRTFITSSRILQTLSNITQGKTKVESPLVRNIKKRLNENSTDQISNIECNSPIHASSSKKRKATEMLDTSTSVQPFKIPHTTAESERKNSTDTTDVEFKNSEEHAMSKSEQIEHTSVNKDINDSTSAENKIEQTDDHEDSVKCFIYREDENSKNRSFLIQAEEPIKDGLDNEKNRIQECGPYLLGNLEVRMSEINGTISVWGKEIDHESTSDNEDDMEVCIKSTEQRMCQTWQNTSQTRFNGSPFVCSTNKKQKVPNKFSRSNIPQCCHSLSLNSIKASSSVEDVSDKRHMSNSLSPNICVPSCENCNSSKYHQEWPTCKDASSSQEKLHSCCTHRIEVTDKGCSCGLYHEAQKHDVSLKHCKDKFRSNEIRRDSYKNTFTPDSKNHLHENCMDATTEMSKVTCKYHACRCSLQNVVDNSRGSKYCNPVRDISYTCKSSLDNINNHEHSDKHICNHSSSHDDEEEALIPIKRSNETSETRQRRLSGKRVRGILMDLLKGCGDCRNNSAVSLSKSGFRKGTSSTANGPPQIKISSPTLGPTCSTSTQCNDRCCHAYARRIESQLEEFRLEMERVRSRSDAILDMLNMLHSVDTN from the exons ATGTCGCAAAGAAACGAACATACTTCGGATGAAACGGAGTCAGAATCGCATGCGGAAAATCATAATAAAGAACAATCGAAATGTGAAACAAGCATATTAAACAATGAAACAGAACAACCAATGTTGGAGGATGAAGAAATGCCAACGTATATTAGTGTGTCTACTCCATCGAAGCGCGAAGATTCAGATATCAGTAATACAAAACAAGCGGATAGAATCCCAATAGAGGAAGACCATAGTCGAAGTCCTTATCCTAGTGATGATCAAGGAGGGGGCAGTATCTATGTACTGTCTTCTGGTGAAGAGAGTACTCATCCATACAATGATGAAGAGAGTAATCACCCATACAACGATGAAGAGGAAGATGAATACGCAGATAGTGAAg ATATGGATGAAATGGATCTTGAAAATGATCGTGGAAATGCAATGTTAGatgaggaggaagaagaagatgatgatgatgatgatgaaggAAATTTGAGACTACATAATGACGATGATGAAGATATTGAAACAGAATATGATCTGGAGTGTTTTGATAGAGTATCCGATGATTTTGTCTTAAACAAAAGATTAACGCAACATCATAAAGAGAGGAGTTTATCATTACAAGATTTAAGCATTTCAAAAAACAATGTTCATTCGtcacataataaaaaaagacatAGCATGAACATTttcagaaataattatttaggtATGCAGCAAAATCCAATGCCATATCCTATTGCAGAAAAAAAGCAAATGATGTCAGTTAAGTATCAACACGTGGAAAGTAAAGTGAAACAGTACATAAAAG ACAATGACACTGAGCAATTGAAAGCAAGAGTTAATAAAACCATAAAAGATTATGCTGAAAAAGCTATTCAGAATTTACAACGTGACGAAGctgaaaatgataatttaatatacaatacagcacaaatattagaaaatggagaaaataataaaacgtccaacagaattattgaaaatgattATAAACATATTCGAAAGGACACTGAATACAATGATATACCAAATGAGAAACGAGTACAGAATTCCGatgataaattagaaaaacgaAATGGTTCAGTAGATGTCAATATCCGTCATATCGAATATCAAAATGCTTTAGATAGAAATATGAGATTCGGTAGCATAAATCAACCTTCTCTAATTAATGGACATCAGACAACGCccacatttattaatttacgtaCATTAAGCTATGAAGAATACATGCATAGTGCCTCTAATATGGAACAAAGAGAAGAATTACCTGGACAAAGACAAGAAAAAGTGGAcgaaacagaaatatataatgaaGCAGAAATGATTAGTTCACGAGAAATTGATAACAATATTAACTGTcctttaaaaattgcaaacgTTAAAAGTATCCGCATAATACAAGATGAACCAGAAaacttaaattttacaaaaattaatgcAGCTGATAGAATAAATGCAGAGAACACTGAAATAATTGAGTTGAAAACGCAACTTAATGAGAAAGACgcacaatttattaatttgcgAGATGCCTACCAAAAAGTATTggcagaaaatataaaaatgaaacaagaaTTGGATAATCTAAAAAAATCTTTAGCAAAATATGAGGATCAGAATAAAACATGTGAAATGAAAACTGCATCTGTACAAACTGAAACAGTTGCAGAATCTACTTCTAATCAAGATACTGTAACTTCAGGCGaaacaaacaataaaatatccaCTAGTAGTGTTGCATCTACAGCAAGTTCTACTGATCAATGGGCAGATAGTGCTTATAGCCCAGCTATATCTGTTAAGCTCCCTGATTTGACACCAATTCTTAATTCTGATGATAGTATTATACTCACTGATGGGACTACTCCAAGAAAAATAGCACATCCATTATCTCGAACATTTATTACTTCATCTCGAATTTTGCAaacactttcaaatataaccCAAGGGAAGACAAAAGTTGAAAGTCCTTTAGTAAGAAATATCAAGAAacgattaaatgaaaattccacagatcaaatatcaaatatagaATGCAATTCTCCAATCCATGCATCAAGttccaaaaaaagaaaagctacAGAAATGCTTGATACATCTACTTCTGTTCAACCTTTCAAAATACCTCATACAACTGCAGAATCTGAGAGAAAAAATAGTACTGATACGACTGatgtagaatttaaaaattctgagGAACATGCAATGTCAAAATCAGAACAAATAGAACATACATCGGTCAATAAAGATATTAATGATTCTACATCTGCAGAAAATAAGATAGAACAGACAGATGATCATGAGGACAGcgtaaaatgtttcatatacaGGGAAGATGAAAATAGCAAAAATAGAAGTTTCTTAATTCAAGCAGAAGAACCTATAAAAGATGGATtagataatgaaaaaaatcGCATTCAAGAATGTGGTCCATATTTATTGGGTAATCTTGAAGTAAGAATGTCTGAAATAAATGGAACGATTAGTGTTTGGGGTAAAGAAATAGATCATGAATCTACAAGCGATAACGAAGATGATATGGAAGTCTGTATAAAATCAACTGAACAGAGGATGTGTCAGACTTGGCAGAATACATCACAAACAAGATTTAATGGAAGTCCATTTGTGTGTtcaactaataaaaaacagaAGGTTCCAAACAAATTCAGTAGGTCCAATATTCCTCAATGTTGTCATTCTTTATCATTAAATTCTATAAAGGCGTCTTCATCAGTAGAAGATGTAAGTGACAAAAGACATATGAGTAATTCTCTCAGCCCAAATATTTGTGTTCCTTCTTGTGAAAACTGTAATTCTTCGAAATATCATCAAGAATGGCCAACATGTAAAGATGCATCGAGTTCacaagaaaaattacattccTGTTGTACACATCGTATTGAAGTCACAGATAAAGGATGTAGTTGTGGTTTATATCATGAGGCACAAAAGCATGATGTTAGTCTTAAGCATTGTAAAGATAAGTTTCGCAGTAATGAAATTCGAAGggattcatataaaaatacatttaccCCAGATTCGAAAAATCATTTACACGAAAACTGTATGGACGCCACTACCGAAATGAGCAAAGTAACTTGCAAATATCATGCGTGTCGATGTTCACTTCAAAATGTGGTAGATAACAGTCGAGGCTCGAAATACTGTAATCCTGTTAGAGATATTTCGTATACATGTAAATCATCTTTGGacaatataaataatcatGAGCATTCTGATAAACATATATGTAATCACAGCTCTTCACATGATGATGAAGAAGAGGCTCTAATTCCAATTAAACGATCTAATGAAACGTCTGAA ACGAGACAACGAAGATTAAGTGGTAAAAGGGTAAGAGGAATTCTTATGGATCTTTTAAAGGGATGTGGAGATTGCCGTAATAATAGTGCTGTTAGTTTAAGTAAAAGTGGATTTCGAAAAGGAACATCTTCTACAGCAAATGGTCCTCCACAAATTAAGATTTCTTCTCCTACACTCGGGCCTACATGTTCCACTTCTACGCAATGTAATGACAG GTGTTGCCATGCATATGCACGTAGAATTGAATCTCAACTTGAAGAATTTCGATTGGAAATGGAAAGAGTAAGATCGCGTTCGGACGCAATCCTAGATATGCTCAATATGCTTCATTCTGTGGATACGAACTAA